From the Armatimonadota bacterium genome, the window GGCAGAGATTACCGGCGGCGTTACCGGCGAGCAGGTGGCTTACGAAGCGGATACCTTCTTCAACCTGTTTGCCTATGACATTCGTGGCGATAACTTCATCATTCGCCAGCGGGCGAACAAGCAACAGGTGCTGGCATACAACCAGCCGGTGTACACGCTGGGCGAGGAGATGTTCCGCGCGGTGCTGCAGTTTATCACTCCGCTGGGTAGCGTGATATACCAGAACGTGGATACCACCAACGACCCGTACGTGTTCCGCGTGATGGTACTGCCCGTTCTGCCCGAACTGCGCGTGAAGCCGGGCGACACGTGGACATCATGGGTGCACATCCTGCTGCCGGATATGCCCGTAGAGCGGGCGCGAAAGGTGCTGGCGCAGAACAAGCTGGAAGGGGTAGAGTGGGAAGGCGGCTATCCCACCGTGAAAATACGTCAGACCTACGAGGGCACGCTGTCGGGAACGCTGGAGTTCAGCAACTACATGCTTCAGAACCCGAAGGTAAAGCTGGACAGGACGCTGTGGTTCGCCTTCAACGCGGGGCGACTGGTGCGCAGCGAGACAACAGTGGAGATTGAAGGGCAGGTGCCGACAGGCGCCCAACCTGCGCGCCTCGCCGGTTTGGGCGGGATGCCCGGCGCACCGATGATGGGCGCACCGATGACGGGACCGATGATGGGAGGTGCACCTTACGGAGCGTACGGGGCGCCTCGCGCAGGTTTCGGCGGTGCAGAAGAAGATCGTCCCGGTGCGAGGCGCGGGCGGCGTGGCACAGTGGGCGCGCCAGGGGTGCCGGGTGTACCGGGTGGTGCCATAGCCGGACGACGCGGGGCAATGGGGTACGGTGCTCCCCCGGGAGTGCCTGGTATGCCCGGCGCACCGATGATGGGACCGACCTCCGGCGCGGCTGGGCGCATGGCTCGTGGAGGATATCCGGGGGTGCCTGGCACCGGCGGGATGCAGGCGCGCGAGCAAGCGCCGCTGAAGCTGAAAGTAGTGCAGTCGGTGCAGCTGCTCCAGCAGTAGAGGGGATAGTTCCTTCCGGCGGCGGGCGGAGCGCCTTTATCTGGCTCCGCCCGCTTTGTTGTACGAGCGTCGGGCATCGCTACGTGCAGGCGGGCGTGTAAACTGGTATAATACGAGCGGTGATGAAAGATGGCAGTACATCCGACAAGCAAACCCAGGATCGTTTACCCAGAAAGCGATGGCAAACCCATGGCGGATAATACCAAGCAGCTGGAAGCGATTGTGTACCTCTATGATAACCTCTGCGCGTTATTTGCAGACCGTGAGGAGGTGTTCGTCGCTGCTGACCTGTTCTGGTATCCGGTGGAAGGGCATCCGGAAATCCGCACCGCGCCCGACGTGATGGTAGTGTTTGGACGTCCCAAGGGGCATCGTCCTTCCTACAAGCAGTGGGAGGAGGGAAACGTAGCTCCGCAGGTGGTCTTTGAGGTACTTTCTCCCAGCAACCGCCCCTCCGACCTGATCGAGAAGTACCTGTTCTATCAGCGATACGGGGTGGAGGAGTATTACCTGTATGACCCGGACAGGGGCATACTAGACGGCTGGGTCCGGAAGGATGGTGACTTGAAGCCCGTGGAGCAGATGGAGGGCTGGGTAAGCCCACGCCTGGGGGTGCGCTTCGCTCTAGAGGAGGATGCGCTCGCCCTGTATCGCCCGGATGGGGAACGCTTCGTCCCTTACGTGGAGTTGCGACAGCGCATGGAGCAGGCGCAGCGTGAGGCAGAGCAGGAGCGTTTGCGGGCGGAGCAGGCGCAGCGTGAGGCAGAGCAGGAGCGTTTGCGGGCGGAGCAGGCGCAGCGTGAGGCAGAGCAGGAGCGTTTGCGGGCGCAACGACTGGCTCAACGGCTGCGCGAACTGGGCATAGACCCTGAACAAATAACGTAGTGAGGTAAAGATGAACAAGGGCGCTACCGCTGAAGAAGAACTGGAACAGCCTGAAAAGGAAGAGAACGAGATAGAAGACCGCCCTGCCGACCTGACCGAGCATCTGGAGGAGCTGCGCACGCGCATCATTCGGTCGTTGTTTGCTATTTTTATAGGCTGGGTGACGGGCTATATTTTGTTTCCTGTGGTTTACCATCTCATCTCACTACCCTTGAACGAACCACTGCGCAGGGTGCATGGCACAACGGTGTTCCTGCACTTCGCGGACCCCTTCTTCCTGCGCCTGAAGCTCTCTTTTGTGGTAGGGCTGATTTTCGCTGCGCCTTATGTAACCTACCAGATATGGGCGTTCGTTGCGCCCGGATTGACCCGCAGCGAGCGGCGTGTGGTAAAGATGTTCATCCCCTTTTCGGGAATACTGTTTGCCATGGGTGTCGTATTGGGGTACTTGCTGTTGCCTGCCGCCATAAGCTGGTTTCTTTCGTATCTGCAAGATTATGGCAACGCGACCCTTCTGCAGAACCCTCTTAGCTATGTGCTGTTGTCCGTAAAGATTTTGCTGGCTTTCGGGCTCTCCTTCCAGCTGCCTATCGTGCTGATTATTCTCGCCAAGCTGGGGTTGGTGACGTCCAGGCGATTGATGACTTACTGGCGTCATGCCATCGTCATTATCTCCATCATAGCTGCCGTGATTACGCCTACTAACGACCCTCTGTCGATGACCGTTATGGCACTGCCGATGGTGTTCCTGTATTTCTTCACCATTGGCGTGGTGAAGCGCATGGAGAACAACTCTGCGAAGCAGCACAAGCAAAACGGACAGTAAGCAGGAGCCCTGTGCAGCGAGTGGAATATAAAGGCCGGTGAGAGCGTTATAATCCCCACAACAAGGAGGTTTCTGCCATGAGGCGGGTGTGGTTGGTTGTGCTGCTTACGGCAACATGCATTCCCATCTGGGCGCAGGGATACTGGGATGCCTATGCACCCCAGCGTGTGTTTACCACCGAAGAACAGCCGCTTATCACCGTTTCAGGTGTCGGAAGCCATCGTTTGCAGATACGAGTGTATCAGGTGGATGAAAGCAAGATAGTGCGGTACCACCTGGACGCAGTCAACCCGCTTGCTCTGAAGGGCAAGCTGGTGGGTAAACCTCAGTTTGTTTTGCTTAAACCCCCATCTGCGCAACGTCTGTACTATGCGCGAGAGATACGCTTACCTCGTTTGCCCGCAGGGATGTATGTTGTCGTCACTGCCGATATGCGCGGCAATGCCCGGACGATTCTGCTATGGATA encodes:
- the tatC gene encoding Sec-independent protein translocase protein TatC, coding for MNKGATAEEELEQPEKEENEIEDRPADLTEHLEELRTRIIRSLFAIFIGWVTGYILFPVVYHLISLPLNEPLRRVHGTTVFLHFADPFFLRLKLSFVVGLIFAAPYVTYQIWAFVAPGLTRSERRVVKMFIPFSGILFAMGVVLGYLLLPAAISWFLSYLQDYGNATLLQNPLSYVLLSVKILLAFGLSFQLPIVLIILAKLGLVTSRRLMTYWRHAIVIISIIAAVITPTNDPLSMTVMALPMVFLYFFTIGVVKRMENNSAKQHKQNGQ